GGCCACGCAGTTCTCCCGTTTCCCGCCGTCCGGCTGGCTGGACAGGAAATGTTTGCGCCACTGGAAGTAGGTGACGCGCGTCGTGTCCTCAAAGAGGTACAGGCCCTCCGAGCGGAGGTCGTTGATGCCCAGCCACACGGGCCAGTTCCCTGGCTGGAAGACGGCGCGGACGTACTCGGCCAGAGCCTCCTGCTCCTTGCGGTCGCGCGGCATGGCCATCCGACCGCCACGTTCCAGGCACTTCTGGGCTGCGTCTGCGTACGTGGCGTACACGCGGTAAACCATGAAGCACTTGTAGCCCACACGTCGACCCTTCTGGCAGCCTGACGATGAGAACGAGACAATTCCAGAAAAAAAATGATATTTTAAAGCTTTGGTGTTGCCAAAAACAAGCCAGTTTGTGGAGATCTAAGAATGAGGTGATGGCAACATGACAGCCCACTTGATCTCTTGAACAGCTGACTTGTAAGGGAGGTTAGATGACCACCTGAGAATACTACGATCTGGAACAACTTAGTCATTTTAAAGGACTGCCATCACCCTGGCCATAACATTTTTCAATGgttgccctctggaaagcggctTCGATCACAAAAGGCCAGAACAGAAAGACTAAGAAGACGTTTTTTCCCCCAAGCCaactttttacattttattttatttaatcccCACCCCCCTTCTGTTTTCTATCTTCTTACTTTTCTATTATTAAACTTTGCACAGCTGGGAGTTGTAGTCGCCATCCCTATTTCACTGCTTTTTCCACAAGTTATGCATGTGACATAAATTCTTGAATCTAATGATTGGTGAGCCATTATGTTGCATTACATGTATTAGAGTCCAAGGTTATATGGTCAGAAGTGTGTGGTTTTAGTCACATGCACCCGGCTACAGTATTCCGGTGTGCAAACACTGGTCATTTTTTTCCACTGCCTTCCGCCTTGTTTTCAATGTGTAATCAGTTAGTCAAGAGTTTTACAAACCTTCCAGACGTCCTATCTCCTTGCGGTTTTCCTTGCTGAATAGGGACACCTGTTGCAggctgtcctccatctcagtgaGCTTGTTGTCCAGCCTGGAGATCCTCTCCAGCAGCTGGGTCACTTTAACATCCAGGGTGTAGTGGCCAACATTTAGCCGGTGGATGGCCTGGTCCATGGCTGCTAGTCTTGTCACTGAGGAGAGGTACAGTCTGTTAACCAAAGGAGGATTGAAAAGGTCCCAAAGCACAACACTCATACTGTTTTTGACGAATAGCGTTCTCTGCAGTCAGACCTGGGGGAGCTCATCTGCACACCTTTCCCATGGGCATATTTCTTGTCATAAAGCCCATTAATTGTTATTAAGGGATTTCCCTACCTTGTACTGACCTCAGTCAGCTCATCCACATGGTAATATAAATCAGGCTGTTTTGGAATtcattcaaacacactgtttagTCACAGCTTTACCACTTGTGACAGGAAGCTTTACCACTCGTGACAGGATGCCTCTAAAAACAGGTGTTATGTTGCCTGGGTTCTACTCAATAAGataatgatgaaaacaaaaacaagacataCAACTGAGTGTTAAGTTCTACGAGTCATTAGATCATTTGATTCAGTGTGTTTGTACGTAATTCTTTGCCAGTAAAGTACAGCCTGCTTGAAAGGACTATTAATTACATGAATGCATGAGCCTTATTTTGGGGTATACAGCACAATAAATTGTTACTAGTACTTGAGGTGCAGTCTGTACATTTGACCGATTGAGAAGTGCCAAGAAGGAGAGCCACTTACAGACATAATTGTAGTTATTGTCCATGTCTGACACCGGCGATGTGGGTTCTGGCTCAATGAGCATTCCATCTCCTCGCTCAGTCCTCTCTTCCtcatcattctgtgtgtgtgtgggaaatcaATGTACtcaacacatctcacacactgcTAGTCTGAGAAGAACCACATTGCTCACATGTACACAGCTACACTGGATGCCCTTTTAAACCACACAAGTCATAGAGTCTGACTGCAGAGTTAACATATTTATGTTCAGAGACTGACATGCTGCTGTTTCAAGGACACCTTTTTGCTTTTAAATGCTTACTTAAGCGTTGAAGCTGCACAGAGTAGGAGAAAAAGGACCACAGCACACATTTGCACGTTAGGCTTAGTACTGAATTAACAAATATTTTTGTTCCTCAAATTGCATATTAAGTCATTTGGATTGGTCTCTCTCTTACCTCTTCGTACTCAAAAACAAAGTTAAGATCACACCTGTATCAGTGTAGAGTTGCCAGAGTCCTCAGGCTGGGTTTTGCTGTCAGATTCTTGGCTTCCAGTCTCACCCGAGGAAAGCGAGGACAAGCACAAGATGGTCACAATAAATGCGACTATTTCCATTTTCCTTCAGATCCGTACGGTTTTTATCCTCAGACTCCCCTTATTGGTTTCCCCTGGCCagccctctttctcttcctctctctccctctctctcctccagtttTGTCCTGAGTGGGCCTAACCAACAACAGGAAATGGCTTTGTTTTCACTCCCACCTCCCACTTCCAAGCTTTTGTGTGAACAGTTCACTTTTTGTCCAGCTGTCAGAACAGCACACTCTTGCCGTATAGTCAGGTTTGTGCCATTAAGACTTAAGATTTCTTTTTATAGCCTAGTTAGTCAGACTTGTGTGACGCTATGTCTGTGGTAAACCCAGCATTCAGCAGGAAAGGGATTTGCAGTGAAACTGAACGAGGAGGTAAAATCAGAGAGCACATCCTTGTTAGCTGAAATCACTGCCGAGGGAAGGAATTCCCATTAAAGCACCACATGAATGCAACTTTCCACAAACCCACTGCGGGCTGGATGGGAATTAGGATATATGGGTGTGGCCTCTCAGCTCAAGGGATCCAGTGTGTTATGCAGTGTCAATGTTCCCAAAGTTTCTGCTGATGAATATGACTTGGAATCATGCTTCACATTCCTGAATGCAACTGTTAACGGCAAGGTTGGGATTTAACATAACTTCATAACATCATTCGCATGAATGTGCATGGACAAGGAGGAGACATCTCTCTTTCAGTAGAATAAGTCTTTAGAATCAACTTTGAACTTTTAATCCAAaaggtaaaaataaaaatgaaataaaataaatatacagATGGATATTAAGTGATTACCAGTTTACCTGTCCCGTTGACAAAGGTGTATTTTAATTTTAATGTAAACATTACCAAGATAGAATAGTGTCTGGACAAAAACGTCTTGCAACACCAATTACAGGGAACAGCTTACAGATGTTCCAAGAGAATCCCCAAAAGCTCTGTAGATGTACAGACCTGTTACTTTGTATTAATGCCACTGTGATCAGAGGTATGGTGCTGCCACACAGTGGAGAAGTCTGGAAACACAGTTTCCCCAGGAAAACAGCCAACTCAGACTCCCTCATTCAATACCACATTTTCCATCAACATTATTTTCAGAATAGGAAAGTAATTTCGTCCTTCCTCGGGCAAAGGGAGCTATTTTAACATCATGAAACATGCATGAATTACTGCTGATGACAAAAAACAGTGCTAAAATGTTATACTGTCATAATTGGTACCTGGCTGCCAGATAATGGTTCACACCAAAGTCCAAATAAAGTtgagacagacaaagaaagtGCTCTCACGTTGATGATGTATTTGCATGATTCGTTTGAAAATGCATGAGTGTCATACCAAAAACAGCAAATGGGACATGAATAAAGTGTCAATACAAAAGATAAAATAACAACTATATACTCAAATCTAAGTGTACAATGGTAGTGTCAATCTAAAAAACGAGCAAGTCTTCTAATGCATCCACTTTACTGTTAGAATGTGCACTATCCAGGCTTTGCACTAGTATGAGGTCAGGGTATCAACAGTAATCAATTGTAACTTAGAGGGAAATGCAACACGTTTTACAAAATTACCTGATTTATTGCTTGCTTGGAGATAAATATTGTATGCATTCATCTAGAATAGTCCATTTATTCCTAAATGCTTCATGTGCATGTCTAAACCAACAACAAATTGTACAATCTCATTTTATGTATGAACAAAAACATAGTGTAGTGACCAGTATGCAAACTGTCTAGTGTTACACTTGAGCAGTAATGGGAAAATATAAATGTCAGTGATAAATGCCATAAGCTACAGGAATAAATACTGAAGGCAAACgtagtgtgtgtgatattgagTAGGTCCTTTCCTTTGGAACTGCGTCCAATGTCCTCAGCCCACGCCCATGTTACCAGTTGTCCAAAAAGTCAAAGCCTGTCTTCACCATGTTGCCACCCGTTaactgaaaatgtaaaaaagagaaGGTTTAGAGTTCTGTCCTAAACAAGTATAGTCCAACGTATCTAAATCAGTAAAAGATGTTATTAAAACATGTTCAATGTTATGTTGGTCGTCAtcactgcactacttactataATTCATAgaaggtgtgctgtgtgtttcaacAAATACCAAAACATGAATGTGTTTGATAGCACCACTGTGTGTACAAAGAGGTGGACTACCATGTAATGGTGTCAACACAAAGACCTCTACATTACACATTGATACCAAGCGCATCTTGTGGTCCAATAATGTGCCAACCCGACAACAACTACCAATAAGCAGTCAGAAATTAACAGCGTCAATAGAAAGACTCACCTGAGAGAATGTCGGGCTGGATCCCAGGGAGGTATCaatcttctcttcctccctagCAGTGCTGCTATGGCCTGCAGAAGGCTTTAAGGCCAAGCCTGGGCTAAACACATCATCCAGGGGGCTCACCGAGGGAAGGGTGCTCTGGGCACGCTCCCAACCAGCCACCGAGGATGGCACACTGGCTGGAGTGGCTGGCAGCACACTGATGGCCGCGGGGGGCGCGATGACAGCGGCTGGGGTAACACTAACGGGTATGGGAGGAGGGGGCGCTGGGGGTCTGGGAGCCCTCTGTTTGGTAGGCCGTGGCGGGTCTTCGGCCTCCGTGCGAAGGTATGACGGAAGGGGTTTCTCCCCTTTCTCCATGGACTTGATCTGGCTTGGGGTGAGGGACTGGAAGTCAGACTTCTCCCCCTCGAGCCGGGATCTCTCCAAACTGATCTTCCAGAAGGAGGACTCTTCTTCTCGTCGTCCTGACGTGTCATTATTTGAACTCTTGCTGCTTGGAGCCACTTTGGTCATCTGGTTGTTCTGGGCAGGTTTGCTTGGCTTTGGATCAGCTACAGAGGATGAAATACTTTGCTCTGGCGCACCAGAAGTGAGGCTGAATTCAAGCTGACTCTGTAAAAATGacatgcacaaatacattacAGAATTTAAAAGTGACAGGCTGACTTATAGACATTATCACGACACAAATGAAATGATGAAtgtgtagcctactcaagttctAGATAAACTTCCCAAACAAGAATTCTACACATCCTATTTAGATGGTTAGACCTACCTTTGTTTCCCAGGAAAAGGGTGCTGAATGTTCATCTTGCCAAGTAATATCCTAAGATAAAATACATTGGCAACGATTCAGTAATGACAACAAGTTTTCGTTAGCTAAGCCGTAACGCAGCTGCAAAAACAACAAAGTcttttttgaaaaacaaacaaacaaaaaacacaaatgtcgtctgctgcagctcagtAGGCTACGTCAGACTGTTTTGAGGCCGAAAATCATCTCGGCTCGGCTAGGCATCGTTAACTAGCTTGCTAGCTAACATCTTTAGCCGTTGGATGTCGTTTGTAACTGATGTGAGTGGCTGTACATTGACATGACAGAAGCGTCAAGTCTTCACTTACCTCTTCTCCAAAGTGTACAATCTTTTGGCCTGTCTGAATGAGGAGTTTTGGATAACAAACAACTTCTTCACGGTCCACCCTGTGCATTCCATATCGGGCTCTGATATGGGGATCCATCATTACATTGTCGATGGCTGAGTCTTGTTCAGTCGGAGTCATGTTATCCCAGGCAGATCCATATTTCTCtttaattttctctctctcctgcattaTCTTGTTGGCCATAGAATTGATGGAGGAGAAATAGGCCAACTTTTTATCCTCCATACTCGCATCTCTCGCAGCCCCGACCATCGTCGTGGCGGCCATTTTCTGAACAGCTGAAAACAGTCCGCTGTGACGTACGCATAGTTCGGGAAACAGGTAAAGCTAGTGTCAGCGGAGTGGCACTGCAGGCCTACAAGAGCTGGTAAAACactattttctatatttctgtTCTCATTTTACGGATTCTGTCTATGAGGCTTCTACGGAGTGATCAAATGTGAACATGTCTAGATGTAGGCACACAACCTAGGCCTACAtagttaaaggcacactatgcaggttttttttagcttaatatgcaagtttttttttttgcttaatttaccttcatttaacagcttcagagtcattggaatggtgaCTTtaaatatgacttttttcgggttgaatggtggccgtgtcgcttccccctagcgcctgtgagcggaaaaaccagcCTTGCACTGGGCCggcggcctcagtgtcaggaagtataccgtgtaacgaattgctttagtgcattcaaatacacatacacgccaggcaccggctagaaaaaggtagcgatgctgtttctcagacattcgtcatgagagagccagcgaaaaagaagcaaaaactgagaaaacggtaaggaaattgccaatactgcatagtttacctttaagtgACCTCCATGACATCTGACAtgcccatttaaaaaaaaaaaacagacaaatcaTGAACTGTGACTAGATGAAGAGGACGGCCCGCCACACCCGTGTTATGTATGAGTTCAAGTAGGTCCGTGCGTGTCGCGTTTAAACGATACACATCGTGTACCTTGCTTACAGTATCGACACAATGGCGACTGCTGCTCCACCAAACTTCTCCTGGGTCGAGCCGAAAAAGGTGGCCGGCCTGGCATATCCATGTGCCACGGGTCACTATCAATTTCTTTTCGATAGTGGGATTCAACATCTAGTTTGCTTATGTGAATCACTTCCACCTCACCACGACAGTTGCCCTGGACTCCAAGTGCATCATATTGGCATTGTGGACTTCACACCGCCCAGTTTCGAACAGATTAAAACGTTTCTATCCATTGTTGAAGAGGCAAATTCAAAACATCAGGTAAGATTTATCGTGCTTGGCCTACCTGTTGGATTGGCTGCTCAGCTTTCATAATAGGTAGAAACTGGTCATTCTTTAGACTTTTGGCTAACTTGACGGCCTTTGGCATTGCGGATTTTAAACCAAAGAATGTTATTGCCTGATCTGGTTAGAAAATATGTTCACTGAATTACTGTACATTGTAGGGTGTGGGTGTCCATTGTATGCATGGCCACGGACGGACAGGGACCATGCTGGCATGCTACTTGGTGGAGAAGAGGAAACTATCTGGAGAGGAAGCAATAAAGGAAATCAGAAGAATACGCCCTGGTTCCATTGAAACCAGAGATCAGGAGAAGGCTGTGCGGGACTTTCATCAGAATATGCAATAATTTACCA
The nucleotide sequence above comes from Alosa sapidissima isolate fAloSap1 chromosome 6, fAloSap1.pri, whole genome shotgun sequence. Encoded proteins:
- the c6h1orf198 gene encoding uncharacterized protein C1orf198 homolog — translated: MAATTMVGAARDASMEDKKLAYFSSINSMANKIMQEREKIKEKYGSAWDNMTPTEQDSAIDNVMMDPHIRARYGMHRVDREEVVCYPKLLIQTGQKIVHFGEEDITWQDEHSAPFSWETKSQLEFSLTSGAPEQSISSSVADPKPSKPAQNNQMTKVAPSSKSSNNDTSGRREEESSFWKISLERSRLEGEKSDFQSLTPSQIKSMEKGEKPLPSYLRTEAEDPPRPTKQRAPRPPAPPPPIPVSVTPAAVIAPPAAISVLPATPASVPSSVAGWERAQSTLPSVSPLDDVFSPGLALKPSAGHSSTAREEEKIDTSLGSSPTFSQLTGGNMVKTGFDFLDNW
- the LOC121711806 gene encoding dual specificity protein phosphatase 23-like; the protein is MATAAPPNFSWVEPKKVAGLAYPCATGHYQFLFDSGIQHLVCLCESLPPHHDSCPGLQVHHIGIVDFTPPSFEQIKTFLSIVEEANSKHQGVGVHCMHGHGRTGTMLACYLVEKRKLSGEEAIKEIRRIRPGSIETRDQEKAVRDFHQNMQ
- the clec11a gene encoding C-type lectin domain family 11 member A, whose amino-acid sequence is MEIVAFIVTILCLSSLSSGETGSQESDSKTQPEDSGNSTLIQNDEEERTERGDGMLIEPEPTSPVSDMDNNYNYVLTRLAAMDQAIHRLNVGHYTLDVKVTQLLERISRLDNKLTEMEDSLQQVSLFSKENRKEIGRLEGCQKGRRVGYKCFMVYRVYATYADAAQKCLERGGRMAMPRDRKEQEALAEYVRAVFQPGNWPVWLGINDLRSEGLYLFEDTTRVTYFQWRKHFLSSQPDGGKRENCVAMSSDDGDWWDNYCDRRMYYLCEFEA